DNA from Microbacterium sp. SORGH_AS_0969:
GGCGACCCGGGTCGCACGCTCGCGGCCGTAGACGCTGGAGACCGGCGACGATTCGGCGATCGCTCGGGAGAACAGCCCGCGCGCCGACGGCGTCGCCAGCAGCGTCGTGACCAGTCCGCCGCCCGCGGACTCGCCGAACACGGTCACCCGCGCGGGGTCGCCGCCGAACGCCGAGATGTTGCGCTGCACCCAGCGCAGGGCGAGCAGCACGTCCTTGAGGGCGAGGTTCCCGTCGAAGCCGGCCCCCGGCACCGCGCCCGAGAGGTCGAGGAACCCGAGCGCGCCGAGACGGTAGTTGACCGTGACCACGATCACGTCGCCGGTGTCGACCATCGTTGTGGCGTCGTACATCGGCTGGCGCGACGATCCGAAGGTGTACGCGCCACCGTGCAGCCACACCATGACCGGACGCGGGGCCGTGTCGTCGCCGGGAGCCCAGACGTTCAGCGACAGGCAGTCCTCGTTCTGGACGGTGCCCTCTCCGAGCGGCATGGCGGGGTTCGTGGGCTGAGGGCACACGGGCCCGAAGGCTGTGGCATCCACCTCTCCGTCGGCATCCGGGGCCGCCAGGGGTTCGCGCCAGCGTCGCTCGCCCGTGGGCGCGACGGCGAAGCGGATGCCGCGCCACGACCGGACCCCGCGGTCGAGGAGGCCACGGAAGGTTCCGGCGGGGGCGGTGATGAGGGGAGAGGTGTCCATGGGCGTCCTCACGCGGTGAGCTGGTGGATCAGGTGGGCGGCTTCGGTCGCGGCGAGGATCGCGAAGAGCACCGTCATGATGACGGCATTGTGCGCGATCATCTCGTCCTTCAGACGGCGCAACGCGGAGACGACGGCGGGTAGGCCCGTCGCGCCGAGCAGCGTGGGCAGCACCAGCGCGAGGGATCCGGCGACGGCGAGCGCGACGCACAGCAGGACGGTCACGGCGACGGGGAGGTGCGCGGCGCCCAGCAGCGCGCCGCCCTTCAGCTCGAGGGGGAGGTTCTTGCTGTTGGTGGCGGCCATCAGCACGCCGAGCCCGGCGGCGCGCGCGGGAGTGATGGCATCCACCGCCGCCAGCCAGCCCGGGGCCACGGGAGCCGTGCCGGGCTTCGGGCGGCCGCGCCAGCTGACCACGGCGAACACGGTGAAACCGACCGTGAGCAGGGCCGTCAGCACGAGCACGACGATCTTCCCGCCCTCGCCGTGCGAGGCGGCCGAGGCCCCCGCCGATGTCGCGGTGCCGACGCCGATGACGGCGAGCGTGACCAGCACGAACGCGCCGGTGTAGGCGGGGGCGGCGGTGCGGCCGCGCGCCGAGAGCAGGATCGCGACGACGGCGACGATCGGCAGCGGCGAGATCGCCATGCCGACGGCGAGGGGCAGGAGGGAGGAGAGCTCGGACATCGACGCCGACGCTACGCGCGGCGTTCCGGCGTCCCGTCGGAATGTTCGGCGCACACGACAGAACCCGCCGCTGCGGCCGCGTCGTCGACCGCGAAGACCGCCTCGAGCACGGCATCCGCCCCCTCCGCCGTGAGTCGCGCCCCCAGGCGCTCGGCGTGCGATCCGGGGCGCAGCCGCGCGTGCGGGCTCGGTGCGCCCGGCGAGACGATCCGCACCCGCAGGCGGGGGCCGCCGGCGGTTGCGGCCACGCGCAGCTCGACGCGCGCGGTGCGTTCGCGCGCGTGCTTCGCCGCGTTCAGCAGGCCCTCGCTCACGACGTCGACGACGTCGCGCGCGAGGGCCGAGTCGGTGCGCAGCGCGGCGCTCGCCGCGTCGGAGACGTCGGCGGAGACCGGCATCGCGGCTCCCCAGGTCTGGAGCACCGGGCCGAGCGAGTCCGCCGCGGCGGGGGCGGTGGGGCGATCGAGAACGGTGCGGAGCTGCTCGCTGAGCATATGCAGATCGGCGGCGAGGACGGCGACGTCAGCGGGGGCGGCGTCGGGATGCCGGAGGGCGAACTGCACCGCCGCCCCCTGGGCGTCGGCGTGCAGGAGGCCGGCCGCGCGGCGCAGGGCAGCGCGGACGCGGCGGGTGCCGAGGTCGTCGGCGCGCCCGCGCGCGGCCACGGCACCGGACAGGCGCCGACGCTCGACGCGCAGCGCGTGAGCCGTGCTGCGGCCCGCGGCGAGGGCGAACGCCAGGGCGGGATAGGCCAGAACGGCGAGGGAGGCTGCGGCGAGCGGCACGCCCTGGCCGACGGCGACCGCTGCCAGCGTCAGGCCCGCGAGCAGGGTGGTCGCGACGAAGACGGCACCGCGGGCCCGGGGTCGCCGCCGCAGCGAGGGGAGTCGGGCCGCGAGATCGGCTGCGCCGCCGGAGAGGAGGGCGACGCAGAAACCGACGACCAGGTCGATCGGCGCGACGCTCCGCAGCGCGTAGGGGAGGACGGCCAGCGCGTAGACGCCCGCCGCGAGTCCCGGCGGGGGAAGTCGCAGCGGTGACGCCCGCCGGCGGAGGGCGCGCGGAGCCTGTGCGTCGAGCGGATCACCCGGCGCGGGCGGAGCGGCGGCGCGCTCGTCGAGCCGGTGGGCGTGCGCGCGGACATCGACGGCGAGAGCGCGCACGTCGGCCGTGGTCTCGAACCGGGCGGTGGTCAGGAGGTCGGCGGCGGCGAGGATGTCGGCCCGCGCGGCGGCGGCGTATTCGCGCACCCGCGCGGCACTGCCTTCCCACTGGGCGAGGACCTGCGCGAGCAGCGCGTTGGTTTCGCGGATCGACCGCGCCGCGTCCACGAGCGTGGCCGTTCCGATCAGCGCGATCGTCCAGACGACGAGATTCGTGAGGATCCGCAGGGGCGCGTCGGTGGGCGGGGGAACCGGCAGGCCGCCGAGCCGCGAGAGGGCGTCCTGCAGCGGCGGCCGCGCGGCCGCGGTGAGCACCAGCGCCGACACGATCACCGCCGCGCGTACTCGGGGGTCGGAGGCGGCGCGTTCGATCAGGGCGACCCCCGCCCAGACCACCGAGATCCCGGCCGCGCCGGCGGCACCGACGAGCGCGCGCTGGAGCACGGAGAGCCCGACCGGGAGCGGCGCGAGCAGCGTCACCGAGACGACGAACACCGCCGCGAACGTCCACGCGGTGACGAAGTGGCCCCCGGTCACCGCGCGACGCACGGCGGGCCACAGCGTGATCACGCGACGGAGCCGAACTCGGCGAGATAGAGAGCGCTCGCACGCACGCGGGGGTTCGTTCCGCCCGCCGCGCGCAGATCGAGGCGCGCGAAGATACGGCTCATCGCGCGCTCCACCGCCCGCGTCGTGGTGCCGCGCTCGCGCGCGATCTGCTCGTTCGACCAGCCGCGTGCGACGAGCGCGAGCACCTCGATCTGACGCCGGGTGAGACCGGCCAGAGCGGAGGCGCGCACCGGCGTCGGCGCGGGCGGTGTGGCTCGGCGCAGTGCCGCCTCGACGGCATCCACCACCACTTCGGCCGAGGTCACGTCGAGCTTCGAGACGAACACGGCCCCGGCGGGGCCGCGGTGCCCGGCGACGGCCCCGGGGAAGCTGCTGAGGAACACCACGGCCAGGTGCGGGGCCAGACCGGTGAGCATCGTGGCCAGCTCGACGCCGGACGGGCGCGAGCCCAGGTCGATGTCGGTGAGCAGGACGTCGGGGTCGCTGTCGGCGAACAAGCGCGTCGCCTCGGCGGCGTCCGCGGCTCCGGTGGCCTCGAATCCGCGGTGGACCAGCATGTCGCACAGCAGCGCACGCATCGCCGGCTGATCCTCCACGACGAGCACGCGTCGCACCCACGCGGTCACCACGCGCCTCACCCTAGCGCCGTCAAGCCCCCGTCGTGGGCGAGGCCGCGGCGTACCGTGTCGGGCATGAGCGAGCTGTCCGCCCCCACCGGCCGTGAACCCGCGCTCGTCGCGCAACCCCGCCCCGACGGGTCGGCGCCGCGGGCTCTCGTGCTCGGCGCCACGGGCTACCTCGGCGGACGGCTCGTGCCGCGGCTGCTCTCCGCGGGATATCGCGTGCGGGTGCTCGCCCGCGACGCGCGGCGAGTGGAGGCCTTCCCGTGGGGGCACGACGTCGAGACGATCGAGGGCGATGCGACGGATGCCGCCGCGGTGGCCCGCGCGGTCGACGCGGTCGACGTGCTGTACTACCTGATCCACTCCATGGGCGGCGGCCGGAATTTCGAGGATACCGATCGCCGCGCGGCGCGCACCGTCGCCGACGCCGCGGCCGCGGCATCCGTCTCGCGCATCGTGTACCTCGGCGGGCTCCACCCCGACGACGCCCCGCTGTCGGCGCACCTGCGCTCGCGCGTCGAGGTGGGGGAGATCCTGCTCGCCAGCGGCGTGCCGACGCTGGTCCTGCAGGCCGGGGTCGTGATCGGGTCGGGCTCTGCGTCCTTCGAGATGGTGCGTCATCTCACGGACGTTCTCCCGTACATGCCCGCGCCGAAGTGGGTGCGCAATCGCATCCAGCCCATCGCCGTGCGCGACGTGCTGCACTACCTGCTCGGGGCGGCGCGGGTCGCCCCGAACGTCAACCGCGCCGTCGACATCGGCGGCCCCGACGTGCTGCGGTACGGCCAGATGATGAACGGATACGCCCTCGAGGCCGGACTCCACCAGCGCGCCATCGCGTCGCTGCCCGTGCTCACGCCCCGGCTGGCCTCGCACTGGGTCAACCTCGTCACACCGATCCCGAAGTCCATCGCGCGTCCGCTCGTGGAGTCGCTGCAGAACGACTGCGTCGTGAAGGATCGCGCGATCGACGATCTCGTGCCGCGGCCCGAGGGCGGACTGTTGCCGTATCGCGAGGCCGTCCGACGGGCCCTCGGGCGCGTGAACGACGACGCGATCGAGACGAGCTGGCAGGATGCCGAGGTCTCCGGCGCCCCGAGCGATCCGCTGCCGAGTGACCCGGACTGGGCCGGACGGCTGGTGTACACAGACGAGCGGACGATGCGCACGAGCGCGAGCCCCACGCAGCTGTGGTCGGTGATCGAGGGGATCGGCGGAGAGAACGGCTGGTACTCCTCGCCGCTGCTGTGGGCCATCCGGGGGTGGATGGACCGCCTGGTCGGCGGCGTGGGCCTCGCGCGCGGCCGCCGCAGCCGGAGCGTCGTGACCGTCGGCGACGCGCTGGACTTCTGGCGGGTCGAGGCGATCGAGCCCGGACACCTGCTGCGCCTGCGGGCCGAGATGAAGGTGCCCGGCGGCGCATGGCTGGAACTGCGGGCGAGCCCCGACGGCGACGGTGCGCGCTTCGATCAGCGGGCTCTGTTCTTCCCGACGGGCCTCGCCGGGCGGCTTTACTGGCTCTCGGTGCTGCCGTTCCACGGCCTCATCTTCAGCGGCATGGCGCGGCGCATCACCGCGGCGGCCGAGTCGGTCCAGCGCGACGACCTCGAACCGAAGGCGAAGGCCGGGCGCATCGCCCCTGAGGTGCCGGAGGTCGAGACGGTCCCGTCGGCGGCCGACGCGCGCGCCTAGGCTGGAACGGTGCCGTACACCGCCCACGTGATCACCGTGTCCGACCGCTCGGCCGCGGGACTCCGCGAAGACCGGGGCGGTCCGCTTGCGGTCTCGCTCCTGCGGGACGCCGGCTTCGACTGCGGCGACCCGGTCGTCGTCCCCGATGGCGCCGACAGCGTCGAAGCGGCCCTGCGCGCGGCGATCGCCACGGGCCGCGGGCTCGTCGTCACGACCGGCGGCACCGGCATCGCGCCCACCGACCGCACGCCCGAGGGCACGGCGCGGGTCCTCGATCGCGAACTCCCTGGCATCGCCGAAGAGCTCCGCCGACGGGGACTCTCCGACACCCCGCTCGCGGTGATCTCGCGCGGCCTCGCCGGGATCGCCGACCCCGGCACCCTCGTGGTGAACCTTCCCGGAGCCACGCGGGCCGTGGCATCCGGAATCTCGGTGATCGTCGAGATCGCCCCCCACGTGCTCGACCAACTCGCCGGAGGAGACCACGCATGAGCGCCGTCCGCATCGCCCAGCTGTCGGAGGAGCCGCTCGACCTCGACGCGCACCTGCGCGCCGTGGAAGACGACGCGTCG
Protein-coding regions in this window:
- a CDS encoding SDR family oxidoreductase — encoded protein: MSELSAPTGREPALVAQPRPDGSAPRALVLGATGYLGGRLVPRLLSAGYRVRVLARDARRVEAFPWGHDVETIEGDATDAAAVARAVDAVDVLYYLIHSMGGGRNFEDTDRRAARTVADAAAAASVSRIVYLGGLHPDDAPLSAHLRSRVEVGEILLASGVPTLVLQAGVVIGSGSASFEMVRHLTDVLPYMPAPKWVRNRIQPIAVRDVLHYLLGAARVAPNVNRAVDIGGPDVLRYGQMMNGYALEAGLHQRAIASLPVLTPRLASHWVNLVTPIPKSIARPLVESLQNDCVVKDRAIDDLVPRPEGGLLPYREAVRRALGRVNDDAIETSWQDAEVSGAPSDPLPSDPDWAGRLVYTDERTMRTSASPTQLWSVIEGIGGENGWYSSPLLWAIRGWMDRLVGGVGLARGRRSRSVVTVGDALDFWRVEAIEPGHLLRLRAEMKVPGGAWLELRASPDGDGARFDQRALFFPTGLAGRLYWLSVLPFHGLIFSGMARRITAAAESVQRDDLEPKAKAGRIAPEVPEVETVPSAADARA
- a CDS encoding response regulator; translation: MVTAWVRRVLVVEDQPAMRALLCDMLVHRGFEATGAADAAEATRLFADSDPDVLLTDIDLGSRPSGVELATMLTGLAPHLAVVFLSSFPGAVAGHRGPAGAVFVSKLDVTSAEVVVDAVEAALRRATPPAPTPVRASALAGLTRRQIEVLALVARGWSNEQIARERGTTTRAVERAMSRIFARLDLRAAGGTNPRVRASALYLAEFGSVA
- a CDS encoding molybdenum cofactor biosynthesis protein B translates to MPYTAHVITVSDRSAAGLREDRGGPLAVSLLRDAGFDCGDPVVVPDGADSVEAALRAAIATGRGLVVTTGGTGIAPTDRTPEGTARVLDRELPGIAEELRRRGLSDTPLAVISRGLAGIADPGTLVVNLPGATRAVASGISVIVEIAPHVLDQLAGGDHA
- a CDS encoding GAP family protein, whose protein sequence is MSELSSLLPLAVGMAISPLPIVAVVAILLSARGRTAAPAYTGAFVLVTLAVIGVGTATSAGASAASHGEGGKIVVLVLTALLTVGFTVFAVVSWRGRPKPGTAPVAPGWLAAVDAITPARAAGLGVLMAATNSKNLPLELKGGALLGAAHLPVAVTVLLCVALAVAGSLALVLPTLLGATGLPAVVSALRRLKDEMIAHNAVIMTVLFAILAATEAAHLIHQLTA